One Dictyoglomus thermophilum H-6-12 DNA window includes the following coding sequences:
- a CDS encoding glycerol-3-phosphate responsive antiterminator, with the protein MEKKRISKEEFLEVLKSNPIIAAVREEERLSQALQSKSKVLFLLKTNVLTLPNVVQEIKSHGKLVFIHLDLLEGLAQDKYALRYLGDVVGIDGVITTRANLIQQAKAEDLIAIQRFFVLDSSALATGVKIMQSAEPDMVEILPGIIFIHLGEELRTQIPYPLIAGGLIRTPEEARDILKAGATAVSTTSVTLWNM; encoded by the coding sequence ATGGAAAAGAAAAGAATTTCAAAAGAAGAGTTTCTTGAAGTTCTTAAAAGTAATCCTATTATAGCAGCCGTCAGAGAAGAAGAAAGACTCTCACAAGCACTACAAAGCAAATCAAAAGTTCTTTTCCTCCTTAAAACTAACGTATTGACTCTTCCTAATGTAGTTCAAGAAATTAAATCTCACGGAAAGCTAGTTTTTATACATTTAGACCTTTTAGAGGGTTTAGCTCAAGATAAATATGCCTTAAGGTACTTAGGGGATGTGGTAGGTATTGATGGTGTAATAACCACAAGGGCAAACCTAATTCAACAAGCAAAAGCAGAAGATTTGATAGCTATTCAGAGGTTCTTTGTGCTGGACTCCTCTGCCCTCGCCACAGGAGTAAAAATTATGCAGTCAGCAGAACCTGACATGGTAGAAATTCTTCCTGGAATTATCTTTATTCATTTAGGAGAGGAATTAAGAACACAAATTCCCTATCCACTTATAGCAGGTGGATTAATTAGAACTCCTGAAGAGGCAAGAGATATCTTAAAGGCAGGAGCTACTGCAGTATCTACAACCTCGGTTACTTTGTGGAATATGTGA
- the atpC gene encoding ATP synthase F1 subunit epsilon — MKRETSSKRLYLELSTPTKMVFRGFVDGVSVPIEDGMVGILPGHVNTLARVVPGIIKAKSGNRIIFLMVSEGFMEVAKDKVYIITEYGELGEKLNEEELKKEETELKNRLNQAQNYREREELRKSLLLNYLKQKALKLSQSVTYSTK, encoded by the coding sequence ATGAAAAGAGAAACCTCAAGTAAAAGATTATATCTTGAATTAAGTACCCCAACCAAAATGGTATTTAGAGGATTTGTTGATGGGGTTAGCGTGCCTATAGAAGATGGTATGGTAGGTATTTTGCCCGGACATGTTAATACTTTAGCAAGGGTTGTACCGGGAATTATTAAGGCAAAAAGTGGGAATAGAATAATTTTCCTAATGGTTTCTGAAGGATTTATGGAGGTTGCCAAAGACAAAGTATATATAATTACAGAATATGGAGAATTAGGAGAAAAATTAAATGAAGAAGAGCTTAAAAAAGAAGAAACTGAGCTTAAGAATAGATTAAATCAAGCTCAAAATTATAGAGAAAGAGAAGAGCTCAGAAAAAGCCTTCTCTTAAATTACTTAAAACAGAAGGCGCTTAAATTATCCCAATCTGTCACATATTCCACAAAGTAA